The following are encoded together in the Spiroplasma apis B31 genome:
- a CDS encoding HAD-IIB family hydrolase, with amino-acid sequence MAMPFIACDLDGTIVRNEDFKILESTINDILNYQQNSGSRFFIVTGRSFETTKMYAKELEVKLPVIGCNGAVITDPITGNVIFEDVINTEISVKLIDFSIENQLDLAFYTSSAMIALTFSERANYFKKAYADIDNDMKPKIVFIDSLEDMKEAVMKNIHKPVKFLFSFPQEGNGKIVENTKNLLSNLGLNHPITLMNNRILIDAMNSNINKATGLKKWADLVGVDVELIHTIGDNNNDIEMTKQSKFGCAVDNAVPALKNTAKTILKSIEDNGVGLYLSTLLED; translated from the coding sequence ATGGCGATGCCTTTTATAGCTTGTGACCTAGACGGTACAATTGTTAGAAATGAAGATTTCAAGATCTTAGAATCTACAATAAATGATATATTAAATTATCAGCAAAATAGCGGTTCTAGGTTCTTTATTGTAACTGGAAGATCGTTTGAAACAACTAAAATGTATGCTAAAGAATTAGAGGTCAAGTTACCAGTAATTGGTTGCAATGGTGCAGTAATAACAGACCCCATAACTGGCAATGTTATATTTGAAGATGTAATAAATACCGAGATAAGTGTTAAATTAATAGATTTCTCTATTGAAAATCAACTTGACTTAGCGTTCTATACTTCATCTGCTATGATTGCCTTGACATTCTCTGAAAGAGCTAATTATTTTAAAAAAGCTTATGCAGATATCGACAATGATATGAAGCCAAAAATTGTTTTTATTGATAGTCTTGAAGACATGAAAGAAGCAGTCATGAAAAATATCCATAAACCTGTTAAATTTTTGTTCTCGTTTCCTCAGGAAGGAAATGGAAAAATAGTGGAAAATACTAAGAATCTATTATCAAACCTTGGTTTAAATCACCCCATAACTTTAATGAATAATAGAATACTTATTGATGCGATGAATTCAAATATCAATAAGGCAACTGGTTTAAAGAAATGAGCAGATTTAGTTGGGGTTGATGTTGAGCTGATCCATACAATTGGAGATAATAACAACGATATTGAAATGACAAAGCAATCCAAGTTTGGATGCGCTGTCGACAATGCTGTCCCTGCACTTAAAAATACAGCTAAAACTATCTTAAAATCTATTGAAGATAATGGGGTTGGATTGTATCTTTCAACTTTATTAGAAGATTAA
- the ispH gene encoding 4-hydroxy-3-methylbut-2-enyl diphosphate reductase — protein sequence MNVIKVTPRGFCLGVVKSIKMAKDALKMYPDKKVYMIGLLVHNKIIVNELSELGIIAIDDWKIPREEIIRNIPSGSVVVFSAHGTNAKVIKLAEDLGLITIDTKCEWVLETEILINEYLGKGYDVIFIGKHNHPETIALTTINKEKIHLVTTVEEVKNLNIENENIFVTNQTTLSIIDTEEIYKEIKSKYDKCLYKNDICEATLVRQQAVLDLDSNLVDLLYVVGDERSNNTLKLVELGLSKGLKTLRIDTKNNIDLDDLKNIKTVAVTAGASTSSIIQNQVIKFLEEL from the coding sequence ATGAACGTAATTAAAGTAACCCCAAGAGGTTTTTGTTTAGGAGTAGTTAAATCTATCAAAATGGCAAAAGATGCGTTAAAAATGTACCCAGATAAAAAAGTATATATGATAGGTTTGTTAGTTCATAATAAAATAATAGTTAATGAACTTAGCGAATTAGGTATCATAGCAATCGATGACTGAAAAATTCCTAGAGAAGAAATAATAAGAAATATACCATCAGGTAGTGTGGTTGTATTTTCAGCTCATGGTACAAATGCAAAGGTTATAAAATTAGCAGAAGATTTAGGATTAATCACGATAGATACTAAATGTGAATGAGTTCTAGAAACCGAAATTTTAATTAATGAATATTTAGGTAAAGGTTACGATGTAATCTTTATTGGTAAACATAATCACCCTGAAACAATTGCTTTAACAACCATAAATAAAGAAAAAATTCACTTAGTCACAACCGTTGAAGAAGTTAAAAATCTCAACATAGAAAATGAAAATATATTTGTTACAAATCAAACCACTTTGTCAATAATAGATACAGAGGAAATCTATAAAGAAATTAAAAGTAAGTATGATAAATGTCTTTATAAAAATGATATATGCGAGGCAACATTAGTTAGACAACAAGCTGTTTTAGATTTAGATTCTAATTTGGTTGATCTTTTATATGTTGTTGGAGATGAAAGAAGTAACAATACTCTTAAACTTGTTGAGTTGGGTTTGAGTAAAGGATTAAAAACTTTACGAATAGACACAAAAAATAATATAGATTTAGATGACTTAAAAAATATTAAAACAGTAGCAGTCACAGCTGGTGCATCTACATCTAGTATAATCCAAAATCAAGTTATAAAATTTTTAGAAGAGCTTTAG
- a CDS encoding Nif3-like dinuclear metal center hexameric protein, which translates to MPKIKVNNLIKYLNDIFPQVTAAEWDKVGFQIEEVYNLPSQDEIDTVVVCLDVTKEVIEKAIELKSNFIISRHPFLFNSLEEEMKNSAKRRMRNLLIEHEIQVFSIHTNYDCSVSQNIIELLSTQFNIKKVEKVGETNEGYKINLLNDVTLKELVDKMKFIFGRKQANLTKNIDLEKFVKKFYLTTGSGASTMSYLELENEVFITGEAKWDQWLYADQNNIDLITVGHYMENHFIDDIKNKLLKTFNDDLKICAFDIKNTFIIY; encoded by the coding sequence ATGCCAAAAATTAAAGTCAATAATCTAATAAAATATCTTAATGACATTTTTCCACAAGTAACTGCTGCTGAATGAGACAAGGTCGGTTTTCAAATTGAAGAAGTTTACAATCTACCAAGTCAAGATGAAATAGATACAGTTGTAGTTTGTTTAGATGTTACTAAAGAAGTTATTGAGAAAGCTATTGAACTTAAATCTAATTTTATAATATCTCGACATCCATTTTTATTTAACTCACTTGAAGAAGAAATGAAAAATTCAGCTAAACGTAGAATGCGCAATCTACTTATAGAACACGAAATTCAAGTATTTTCTATTCATACAAACTACGACTGTAGTGTTAGTCAAAATATAATTGAATTATTGTCTACCCAGTTTAATATCAAAAAAGTCGAAAAAGTTGGAGAAACTAATGAAGGTTATAAAATAAATTTATTAAATGACGTAACTCTAAAAGAGTTAGTTGATAAAATGAAATTTATATTCGGCCGCAAACAAGCAAATCTAACAAAAAATATAGACTTAGAAAAGTTTGTTAAAAAGTTTTATTTAACTACTGGTTCGGGAGCATCAACCATGAGTTATTTGGAACTTGAGAACGAAGTATTTATAACTGGTGAAGCAAAATGAGATCAATGGTTATATGCAGATCAAAATAATATTGATTTAATAACTGTTGGTCATTACATGGAAAATCATTTTATTGACGATATTAAGAACAAGTTACTTAAAACATTTAATGATGACTTAAAAATATGCGCATTTGATATTAAAAATACATTCATAATTTATTAA
- a CDS encoding tRNA (adenine(22)-N(1))-methyltransferase produces the protein MNFLRPRLLTIASLVSDGEVVADIGTDHAYLSIYLAKANKAKKIYATDIAKKPLEVAKNNIDSFNVSDKVETLLENGISWTKSRNIKISSCIIAGVGSSTILDILKNDNDNIDCYIISSNTNLDPIREWVKKNKYYVEKEVIVLDNDIIYELMKVNKYAGQKIRTKQDLVFGPILKKDKQNKLFLERWMKEEQKLHLLLTKIPEHTKKHKQYKKRERFIKKMLKKEINK, from the coding sequence ATGAATTTTTTACGACCCAGGTTATTAACTATAGCAAGCTTGGTTTCTGATGGAGAAGTTGTAGCCGATATAGGTACTGATCACGCTTACTTATCTATTTATTTAGCAAAAGCAAATAAGGCCAAAAAAATATATGCTACTGATATTGCAAAAAAACCACTAGAAGTAGCTAAAAATAATATTGATAGTTTTAATGTTTCAGACAAAGTTGAAACATTATTAGAAAACGGAATTTCTTGAACAAAATCAAGAAATATAAAAATCTCTTCTTGTATTATTGCTGGGGTAGGTTCTTCAACTATTTTAGATATACTAAAAAATGATAATGACAACATCGATTGTTACATTATTTCTTCTAATACCAATCTAGATCCGATAAGAGAATGAGTTAAGAAGAATAAATATTATGTAGAAAAAGAAGTAATAGTTTTGGATAATGATATTATTTATGAACTAATGAAAGTAAATAAATACGCTGGTCAAAAAATAAGAACAAAACAAGATTTAGTTTTTGGTCCAATTTTAAAAAAAGATAAACAAAATAAACTTTTTTTAGAGCGTTGAATGAAAGAAGAACAAAAACTACATTTACTTCTTACTAAAATTCCAGAGCATACAAAGAAACATAAACAATATAAAAAAAGAGAGCGTTTCATAAAAAAAATGCTAAAGAAGGAGATTAATAAATAA
- a CDS encoding sigma-70 family RNA polymerase sigma factor, which translates to MALNLKKFETMEEFKEYLFSYLEKNDNEIAQEEIQEVIFKKFKDVDDDEIGELFQELASRNVVFTDELIEEEDLEKLTSNLDEEDGESASDLAEGFAKRKKQQKDIKSANQNSGPVKYRVGGISNETKIQDIIKSYFNQIGSSKILTKDEEVIYAKMLEDDDPEIRKEGRDKLITSNLKLVISVARKHLNRGLDFADLIEEGNIGLMKAVDKFDYTKGFKFSTYATWWIRQAITRAIADQARTIRIPVHMVETINKLTRIERQLTQELGREPTSKEIAKNFGKGITPQKVVEIKKLSIEPVSLEKPFGDEDDTHFGDFVEDKDISSPDDYAEKEALREVIDDVFAELLAPREEKVIRMRFGILPTKLRTLVRLAEECEDDSYEQLKETISDLDIHYDTSIEKIQRYRHPMIQLHLSKYDSPKTLEEVGKELKVTRERIRQIEAKTIRKFKPSASNPKAKVLRDFFKG; encoded by the coding sequence ATGGCATTAAATTTAAAGAAATTTGAAACAATGGAGGAATTTAAGGAGTATCTTTTTAGTTATTTAGAAAAAAATGATAATGAAATTGCTCAAGAAGAAATACAAGAAGTCATCTTTAAAAAGTTCAAAGATGTAGATGACGATGAAATTGGAGAATTGTTTCAAGAACTAGCTTCTAGAAATGTAGTTTTTACCGATGAATTGATAGAAGAAGAGGATTTAGAAAAATTAACCTCAAACCTTGATGAAGAAGATGGTGAATCAGCTTCTGATTTAGCTGAAGGTTTTGCAAAAAGAAAAAAACAACAAAAAGATATTAAAAGTGCAAACCAAAACAGCGGTCCTGTAAAATATAGGGTTGGTGGTATCAGTAATGAAACAAAAATACAAGATATCATAAAGTCATACTTTAATCAAATCGGTTCATCTAAGATTTTGACAAAAGATGAAGAAGTTATATATGCGAAAATGTTAGAAGATGATGATCCAGAAATCAGAAAAGAAGGTAGAGACAAACTTATAACTTCTAACCTTAAGCTTGTAATTTCTGTAGCTCGTAAACACTTGAATAGAGGTTTAGATTTTGCCGACCTTATTGAAGAAGGTAATATTGGTTTGATGAAAGCTGTTGATAAATTTGACTATACAAAGGGTTTCAAATTTTCTACTTATGCAACTTGATGAATTCGTCAAGCTATAACTAGAGCAATCGCTGACCAAGCTAGAACAATACGTATACCAGTTCACATGGTTGAAACTATAAATAAATTAACAAGAATCGAAAGACAATTAACTCAAGAGTTAGGACGCGAACCAACATCTAAGGAAATAGCAAAAAACTTTGGTAAAGGAATAACACCTCAAAAAGTTGTTGAAATCAAAAAGTTATCAATAGAGCCAGTTAGTTTAGAAAAACCATTCGGTGATGAAGATGATACTCATTTTGGTGACTTCGTTGAAGACAAAGACATTTCTTCTCCTGACGATTATGCAGAAAAAGAAGCGCTAAGAGAAGTTATTGATGATGTATTTGCAGAACTGCTTGCACCTAGGGAAGAAAAAGTTATAAGAATGAGATTTGGAATTCTTCCAACTAAACTTAGAACTTTAGTTAGATTGGCAGAGGAGTGCGAAGATGACTCTTACGAACAACTAAAAGAAACTATCAGTGATCTAGATATACACTATGATACTTCGATTGAAAAAATACAAAGATATAGACATCCGATGATTCAATTGCATTTATCTAAGTATGACTCACCAAAAACTTTAGAAGAAGTAGGTAAGGAACTTAAAGTAACAAGAGAGAGAATACGTCAAATTGAAGCTAAAACTATTAGAAAGTTTAAGCCTTCTGCTTCAAATCCAAAAGCAAAGGTATTAAGAGATTTCTTTAAAGGTTAA
- the dnaG gene encoding DNA primase, with amino-acid sequence MKISQQQIDNIIQLTDISEVIGKYLDLQKKGRDYRAVCPFHDDSSPSLMISKEKKIFKCFVCGTGGNAITFLQEFNNISFYKALSLLAKDSNIVIEGLNNLEDKPKVSSFESRLFDLNKEAAKFFNGLLLTSEAKKARNYLTNRNISSQEIEKFKIGYCPGNSNLYSFLKGKGFTKKEIEISGLIYTQGVNQVPFFKDRIIFPITDIDSNIIGFSGRVVDPNDTPKYKNSSENNVFKKSQLAYNLENAKKEIRIKNEILILEGFMDVISLERINIKNSIAIMGTTFSNFHLDLITKVTKNIKLFLDGDKPGVMAALKIAKFLMSKRLNVTIIQNDTSKDPDELVTAGEVNLINQMIANSKHPVDFAIDYFVKETDLNDTLQVDNFIKNVIDVLQYEKNEIISAKNINKISELTNIDKSLIEKTLAKTTPNIFVKEEKPKTEFIPPYIIGNETQDNGFFIPNYDLQEKTLNLVTKKSFDNNLNKRDFNRIKSAKNKAESAIILELLRSDENAKVIEKKLNLFESSSLRTIAKFIIEQYRENKYNGNDFEIIANAASQISRKFQEILYNINNLNFAWVQNRLSEKAIEDIFDTIEIYRLKLEEENYINKLKSTNNYQLKKDLMLQIDNIRKQIQVVEKKRGN; translated from the coding sequence ATGAAAATCTCACAACAACAGATTGACAACATTATACAATTAACAGATATCAGTGAAGTGATTGGTAAATACTTAGATTTACAAAAAAAAGGTAGAGATTACAGGGCTGTTTGTCCATTTCATGATGATTCATCTCCATCTTTAATGATATCTAAGGAGAAAAAAATCTTTAAATGTTTTGTTTGCGGGACAGGTGGCAATGCAATAACTTTCTTACAAGAATTTAATAATATAAGTTTTTATAAGGCATTATCTTTATTAGCAAAGGATTCAAACATAGTTATCGAGGGGTTAAATAATTTAGAAGATAAACCAAAAGTCTCTTCTTTCGAATCTAGATTATTCGATTTGAATAAAGAAGCCGCTAAATTTTTTAATGGATTATTACTTACTAGTGAAGCAAAAAAAGCTCGTAACTATCTTACAAATAGAAATATATCTTCACAAGAAATAGAAAAATTTAAGATTGGTTACTGCCCGGGTAATTCAAATTTGTATTCATTTCTTAAAGGAAAAGGTTTCACAAAAAAAGAAATAGAAATATCAGGACTTATTTATACTCAAGGAGTTAATCAAGTACCGTTTTTTAAAGATAGAATAATTTTCCCTATTACAGATATAGATTCTAATATTATAGGTTTTTCTGGAAGAGTAGTAGATCCAAACGATACACCTAAATATAAAAACAGTAGTGAAAACAATGTATTTAAAAAATCTCAGTTAGCTTATAATTTAGAAAATGCAAAAAAAGAGATCAGAATCAAAAACGAGATTTTAATTTTGGAAGGTTTTATGGATGTTATAAGTTTAGAAAGAATTAATATAAAAAACTCTATTGCAATCATGGGAACAACTTTCTCAAACTTTCATCTAGATTTGATAACAAAAGTTACTAAAAACATAAAACTCTTTTTAGATGGTGACAAACCAGGAGTTATGGCCGCGCTAAAAATTGCAAAGTTTCTTATGTCAAAGAGGTTAAATGTAACAATAATTCAAAATGATACATCTAAGGACCCTGATGAATTAGTTACAGCAGGTGAAGTAAATTTAATTAATCAAATGATAGCTAATTCAAAACATCCAGTAGACTTTGCAATTGACTATTTTGTTAAAGAAACTGATTTGAATGACACATTACAAGTCGATAATTTTATTAAAAACGTTATTGATGTTTTACAATATGAAAAAAACGAAATTATTTCAGCTAAGAACATCAATAAAATTTCTGAGTTAACAAATATAGATAAATCTCTTATAGAGAAAACTTTAGCAAAGACAACTCCAAATATATTTGTTAAGGAAGAGAAACCAAAAACGGAATTTATTCCTCCATATATTATTGGTAATGAAACACAAGATAATGGATTTTTTATACCAAATTATGACTTACAAGAAAAAACACTAAACTTAGTTACTAAAAAAAGTTTTGATAATAACTTAAATAAACGGGATTTTAATAGGATTAAATCTGCAAAAAATAAAGCTGAATCAGCAATAATTTTAGAACTTTTAAGAAGTGATGAAAATGCTAAGGTTATTGAAAAAAAATTAAATTTATTTGAATCCAGTTCATTACGAACGATAGCTAAGTTTATAATAGAACAATACCGAGAAAATAAATACAATGGTAATGATTTTGAAATAATTGCTAACGCGGCTTCACAAATAAGCCGTAAATTTCAAGAAATTCTATATAATATAAATAACTTGAACTTTGCTTGAGTTCAGAATAGGTTATCGGAAAAAGCAATAGAAGATATTTTTGATACAATCGAGATTTATCGTTTAAAATTAGAAGAAGAAAATTATATCAATAAATTAAAATCAACTAACAATTATCAATTAAAGAAAGACCTTATGTTGCAAATTGACAATATTAGAAAACAAATACAGGTTGTAGAAAAAAAGAGAGGAAATTAA
- a CDS encoding glycine--tRNA ligase: MKLEIDKLIAHLKSQGFVFQGSEIYGGLANSWDYGPLGAEMKNKLKKMWWDFFVRRNPHNIGLDSSIILNSNVWKASGHLGNFNDPLLDCKNCNSRWRADKLIEEKFPDMNVGGWKNEELENYIQEKQIACPKCGKLDFTNIRQFTLMFKTNQGVVEDDSSIVYLRPETAQGIFTQYKNCQRSLRMKLPFGIGQIGKSFRNEITPGNFIFRTREFEQMELEFFFSPDDSFDWFDYWQNKVVYFLENKVQLKKENFILRAHSEDELSHYSNKTTDIEFKFPFGVGELWGIAHRSDYDLSQHQKFSGEDLSYLDPLTNKKIIPHVIEPSVGVERLMLAILCQSYYEESLESGTRVVLKLPYALAPYSLAVMPLQKQQKEEAYKLYENLLLDFDATFDETGNIGKRYRRQDAIGTPFCITIDFDTENDGCVTVRNRDTMEQERINVKDLKSYLLNKLS, encoded by the coding sequence ATGAAATTAGAAATTGATAAATTAATAGCACATCTAAAATCGCAAGGATTTGTGTTTCAAGGCTCAGAAATTTATGGAGGTTTAGCTAATTCATGGGATTATGGACCGTTAGGTGCAGAAATGAAAAATAAACTAAAAAAAATGTGATGAGATTTTTTTGTTAGAAGAAATCCTCATAATATTGGATTAGATTCTTCAATTATTCTTAATAGTAATGTTTGAAAAGCTAGTGGTCATTTAGGTAACTTTAATGATCCCTTACTTGATTGTAAAAACTGTAATTCTAGATGAAGAGCTGACAAACTTATTGAAGAAAAGTTTCCAGATATGAATGTTGGTGGTTGAAAAAACGAGGAGTTAGAAAACTATATACAAGAAAAGCAAATAGCTTGTCCAAAATGTGGTAAGTTAGATTTCACAAATATAAGACAGTTTACTTTAATGTTTAAAACTAATCAAGGTGTTGTTGAAGATGACTCTTCAATTGTTTATCTTAGACCAGAAACTGCACAAGGTATATTTACTCAGTACAAAAATTGTCAAAGGTCTTTAAGAATGAAATTACCATTTGGAATTGGACAAATCGGTAAATCTTTTAGAAATGAGATAACACCAGGTAACTTCATATTTAGAACTAGAGAATTTGAACAAATGGAATTAGAGTTTTTCTTTTCTCCTGATGATAGTTTTGATTGGTTTGATTATTGACAAAATAAAGTAGTTTATTTTTTGGAAAATAAAGTTCAGCTTAAAAAAGAGAATTTCATTTTAAGAGCACATAGTGAAGATGAACTTTCACATTACTCAAACAAAACTACTGATATTGAATTTAAATTTCCTTTCGGAGTTGGTGAATTATGAGGAATTGCTCATAGATCAGATTATGACCTTTCTCAACACCAAAAGTTTAGTGGGGAAGACTTGTCATATTTAGACCCTTTAACTAATAAAAAAATAATACCACACGTTATTGAGCCAAGTGTTGGTGTGGAAAGACTAATGCTGGCTATTTTATGTCAAAGTTACTATGAAGAATCTTTAGAGTCTGGAACAAGAGTTGTTTTAAAATTACCTTATGCATTAGCACCATACTCATTAGCTGTTATGCCTCTTCAAAAACAACAAAAAGAAGAAGCTTATAAATTATATGAAAATCTTTTATTGGATTTTGATGCAACATTTGATGAAACAGGTAATATAGGTAAGAGATATAGAAGACAAGATGCAATAGGTACTCCATTTTGTATAACTATCGATTTCGACACTGAAAATGATGGTTGTGTAACAGTACGAAATAGAGATACAATGGAACAAGAAAGAATTAATGTAAAAGATTTAAAATCATACTTATTGAATAAACTTTCTTAA
- the recO gene encoding DNA repair protein RecO, producing MSAIKIDAFVISNEDYEEFDKILTVFTRQYGKLNLYAPGVNKSTSKNSYSVQNFSYSHFEIFKSKRSDKYSKLKTGYLIKDYYAITKSFTNYVYCSIIMKVTEQIFEFGQKNYKFFDALVICMENMESNRDAFKNYLMLLFFLLQNSRYKFHISKCSRCRKTNNRFVRFEHSNKTLICYKCIWPEEVKQPISFIDLITTFDSLSFIEIIQKKYNPHDLIVLHNILLDYFEYDLGFYIPPSKLLKNTSATNLNQKIIDLYK from the coding sequence ATGAGTGCTATTAAAATAGATGCTTTTGTAATAAGTAACGAAGATTATGAAGAATTTGATAAAATTTTGACGGTTTTTACAAGACAATATGGAAAACTTAATTTATATGCTCCTGGTGTTAATAAAAGCACCTCTAAAAACAGCTACTCTGTTCAAAATTTCTCGTATAGTCATTTTGAAATATTCAAATCCAAGAGAAGCGATAAGTATAGTAAATTAAAAACTGGATACTTAATAAAAGATTATTATGCTATAACAAAAAGTTTCACCAATTATGTCTATTGTTCAATAATTATGAAAGTTACAGAACAAATATTCGAATTTGGTCAAAAAAACTACAAATTTTTTGATGCATTAGTAATTTGTATGGAAAATATGGAGTCAAACAGAGATGCATTTAAAAACTACTTAATGTTATTGTTTTTTCTACTTCAAAATAGCAGGTATAAATTTCATATTTCAAAATGTAGTAGATGCAGAAAAACTAATAATCGCTTTGTTAGATTTGAACATTCTAATAAAACTTTAATTTGTTATAAATGTATTTGACCCGAAGAAGTTAAGCAACCTATATCTTTCATAGATTTAATAACAACTTTTGATAGTTTGTCATTTATTGAAATCATACAAAAGAAATATAACCCACATGATTTAATTGTTTTACACAATATATTATTGGATTATTTCGAGTATGATTTAGGATTTTATATACCACCTTCAAAATTATTGAAGAACACTTCCGCTACAAACTTAAACCAGAAGATCATCGATTTATATAAATAA
- the era gene encoding GTPase Era, whose amino-acid sequence MDNIKSGFIAIIGRPNVGKSTLLNTLLSKKIAIVTNKAQTTRNRINGILTKEDCQYVFVDTPGVHKPHNELGKYMNKVALQTTKGVDLILFLAPSDEFIGENDRFVLNALKERDLPVFLIITKADLVDEKSMDIKIKDWKNQGFNFAQIIKVSSTMNFNLDVLLEKIKEVLPENGVKFYPDDQYTDQPERFMIREIIREEILLQTEQEIPHSVAILIDKFEENKNIIKVIASIICERTSQKGIIIGSKGCKIKSIGIESRKKLEELFTKQFYLELFVKTKEKWKQSASLLKQLGYDKDSY is encoded by the coding sequence GTGGACAATATTAAATCAGGATTCATAGCAATCATAGGTAGACCAAATGTTGGAAAATCTACTTTACTTAATACTTTATTATCTAAAAAAATAGCCATTGTAACAAATAAGGCACAGACTACTAGAAATAGAATTAATGGAATTCTAACAAAAGAGGACTGCCAATATGTATTCGTTGATACACCAGGGGTTCATAAACCTCACAATGAGTTGGGTAAATATATGAATAAAGTAGCTTTGCAAACTACTAAAGGTGTAGACCTAATATTGTTTTTAGCACCTTCGGATGAATTTATCGGAGAAAATGATAGATTTGTACTAAACGCTCTTAAAGAAAGAGATCTACCAGTATTTTTGATTATAACTAAAGCAGATTTAGTTGATGAAAAAAGTATGGACATTAAAATCAAAGATTGAAAAAACCAAGGTTTTAACTTTGCTCAAATTATAAAAGTTTCTTCTACTATGAACTTCAATTTGGATGTTTTACTAGAAAAAATAAAAGAAGTTTTACCTGAAAATGGTGTTAAGTTTTACCCTGATGACCAATATACAGATCAACCCGAAAGATTCATGATACGTGAAATAATAAGAGAAGAAATATTGCTCCAAACTGAACAAGAAATTCCACATAGTGTTGCTATATTAATAGATAAGTTTGAAGAAAATAAAAATATTATCAAAGTCATTGCATCTATTATATGTGAACGCACTAGTCAAAAAGGAATTATTATTGGAAGCAAAGGATGCAAAATCAAGTCCATTGGTATTGAATCTAGAAAAAAATTAGAAGAACTTTTTACAAAGCAGTTTTATTTAGAGTTGTTTGTTAAAACTAAGGAAAAATGAAAACAATCTGCTTCCTTATTAAAACAACTTGGTTATGATAAGGATAGCTATTAA
- the cdd gene encoding cytidine deaminase — translation MSYTFDKVYEELKELRVFSYSPYSNFRVSCIIYLKNGKKIKGVNVENAAYNPSICAERTAISQLVTQGYNKNDVDFLALYTDSKGFGSPCGTCRQTLMELLEPEQKMWLYNADNFLGEFTLSSFLPYFFSKNSL, via the coding sequence ATGAGTTATACATTCGACAAAGTATATGAAGAATTAAAGGAACTAAGGGTCTTTTCGTATTCTCCATACTCAAATTTTAGGGTTTCTTGCATCATTTATTTAAAAAATGGCAAAAAAATAAAAGGGGTTAATGTTGAGAATGCTGCATATAACCCATCTATTTGTGCAGAAAGAACAGCAATTTCACAACTAGTTACACAGGGTTATAACAAAAATGATGTGGATTTTTTAGCATTATACACTGATTCTAAGGGTTTTGGTTCACCTTGCGGTACTTGTAGACAAACATTGATGGAGTTGCTTGAACCAGAACAAAAAATGTGGCTTTATAATGCTGATAATTTTTTAGGTGAATTTACATTGAGCTCGTTTCTGCCTTATTTTTTTTCAAAAAATAGCTTGTAA
- a CDS encoding diacylglycerol kinase family protein has translation MSNKIKKKSKVGIRVKNKFGNAARGIATAFKEESTLIVYLFAILFCIGFGIWLKLSYIQWSIILITIGVLIGFEFVNTSIENFVDLLSFEYNIQAKKIKDICAAASIINAFISVVVGFLIYLPMLIEKISSMIN, from the coding sequence ATGTCGAATAAAATTAAGAAAAAATCCAAAGTTGGAATAAGAGTTAAAAACAAATTCGGAAATGCAGCAAGAGGGATTGCTACTGCATTTAAAGAAGAATCCACTTTAATTGTGTACTTATTCGCTATTTTGTTCTGTATAGGATTTGGAATTTGATTAAAATTAAGTTACATTCAGTGGTCTATAATCTTGATCACAATCGGTGTTTTAATTGGTTTCGAATTTGTTAACACTTCTATAGAAAATTTTGTAGATTTACTAAGCTTTGAATATAATATACAAGCAAAAAAAATAAAAGATATATGTGCCGCTGCTAGTATAATAAATGCATTTATTTCGGTTGTTGTAGGATTTTTGATTTATCTACCGATGTTAATTGAAAAAATATCAAGTATGATCAATTAA